A genomic segment from Chitinophaga flava encodes:
- a CDS encoding glycosyltransferase, translating to MSTILPPVKILIVPLDWGLGHATRDIPLIYEMLNAGAQIFIAAEGKHAALLKQEFPEITILPLPGYRIQYAQKGKFFGIKIIQQIPKIVSAIKYEQRWLNKVVKEYQISAVISDNRFGLYHKEIPTVFITHQLLIKTPFGGWIERTLQKLNYSFIRKYSACWIPDFAGNNNLSGELAHPAQLPSNTTYIGCLSRFEPRTDIEKKYDLLVLISGPEPQRSNLEKLVLDQVKTHSLKALIVSGKPGTPYHEEVAPGVTHVNHLNAKELNEAMLASDMVLSRSGYTTLMDLAKLNKRAILVPTPGQSEQVYLGEYLMEKGYFYSIPQEQFDLKTALDEAARFPFKSFHHDQDMYLYKNVVKNFIKTLL from the coding sequence TTGTCCACAATCCTGCCTCCCGTAAAAATTTTAATCGTGCCGCTGGACTGGGGCCTCGGACACGCCACCCGCGATATTCCGCTCATCTATGAAATGCTTAACGCAGGCGCGCAGATTTTTATTGCCGCCGAAGGCAAGCATGCCGCATTGTTAAAACAGGAATTTCCGGAAATCACCATTTTACCGCTCCCTGGCTACCGCATTCAATATGCACAGAAAGGCAAGTTCTTCGGAATCAAGATCATACAACAAATTCCAAAGATCGTTAGCGCAATAAAATATGAACAACGCTGGCTGAATAAAGTGGTAAAAGAATATCAGATCAGCGCCGTTATTTCCGACAACCGTTTCGGCCTCTACCACAAGGAAATTCCCACCGTTTTCATCACACACCAGTTGCTGATCAAAACACCTTTTGGCGGCTGGATAGAAAGGACCCTGCAGAAACTCAACTATAGCTTTATCCGTAAATACAGCGCCTGCTGGATCCCTGATTTTGCCGGCAACAATAACCTTTCCGGTGAACTGGCCCATCCTGCGCAACTCCCTTCCAACACTACCTATATCGGCTGTCTGAGCCGCTTTGAGCCTCGCACAGACATCGAAAAAAAATACGACCTGCTGGTACTCATCTCCGGCCCCGAGCCTCAACGCTCCAACCTGGAGAAACTGGTGCTCGACCAGGTGAAAACACACTCCCTCAAAGCACTGATCGTCAGCGGAAAACCAGGCACACCCTACCATGAAGAGGTAGCGCCCGGTGTTACCCACGTAAACCATCTGAACGCCAAAGAGTTAAACGAAGCCATGCTGGCCTCCGATATGGTTTTGAGCCGTTCCGGCTATACTACGCTCATGGACCTGGCAAAGCTCAACAAAAGAGCCATCCTCGTTCCCACTCCCGGCCAGTCAGAACAGGTATACCTCGGCGAATACCTGATGGAAAAAGGTTATTTCTATTCCATTCCTCAGGAGCAATTTGATCTTAAAACTGCGCTCGACGAAGCAGCCCGCTTTCCTTTCAAATCATTCCACCACGATCAGGACATGTATCTGTACAAGAATGTGGTAAAGAATTTCATCAAAACACTACTTTGA
- a CDS encoding L-threonylcarbamoyladenylate synthase, which translates to MLLNVHPENPNPRHIKTIIECLRDGGIIIYPTDTVYGLGCDITQHKAIERIARIKQIDPKKAHFSFICYDLSHLSDYAKSVDTPVFRMLKKALPGPYTFILPASKMVPKLLKTKKDTVGIRVPDNNICRTIVKELDNPLMSTTLPIEHYVEEYTDPEIIYEKFGKVVDIVVDGGPGGMAFSTVVDCTGPEPELIREGLGSYDAIS; encoded by the coding sequence ATGCTGTTGAACGTACACCCTGAAAATCCGAATCCCCGTCATATTAAAACGATCATCGAATGCCTCAGAGACGGAGGTATCATCATCTATCCTACAGATACCGTATATGGCCTGGGCTGTGATATTACCCAGCACAAGGCGATTGAACGGATAGCCCGTATCAAACAGATAGATCCTAAAAAGGCGCATTTTTCCTTTATCTGCTATGACCTCAGTCATCTGTCTGACTACGCCAAAAGTGTAGACACACCGGTGTTCAGAATGTTGAAAAAAGCGTTGCCCGGCCCTTATACTTTTATCCTGCCAGCAAGCAAAATGGTACCCAAGTTGCTGAAAACCAAAAAGGACACTGTGGGTATCAGGGTGCCGGACAATAATATCTGCAGAACAATCGTAAAAGAACTGGATAATCCGCTGATGAGTACTACCCTGCCGATAGAACACTACGTGGAAGAATATACGGACCCGGAAATCATTTATGAGAAATTCGGGAAGGTGGTAGATATTGTGGTGGATGGAGGTCCTGGCGGGATGGCATTTTCAACGGTGGTGGATTGTACTGGTCCGGAACCGGAACTGATCAGGGAAGGCCTCGGTAGTTATGACGCGATTTCCTAA
- a CDS encoding GNAT family N-acetyltransferase, giving the protein MIQTPRLQLLPCTLQHFESLLQGNDTLADLLGITVPEGWTEYPEMVLVAYDKLRNDPSMLGWFFYLVIHREDKRLIGAGGFKGKPNHQGIVEMGYEISQDYREQGLGSEMAQALVRFAFGHSYVQKVIAHTEEEYNASVKILQKAGMRFVGTVKNKENEDLWEWEITRGQYQEQ; this is encoded by the coding sequence ATGATCCAAACTCCCCGACTACAATTGTTGCCTTGCACATTGCAGCATTTTGAGTCGCTATTACAAGGCAATGATACACTCGCCGATCTTCTGGGTATCACCGTTCCGGAAGGTTGGACCGAATATCCCGAAATGGTGCTGGTAGCATATGACAAATTACGCAATGACCCATCCATGCTGGGATGGTTTTTTTACCTGGTTATTCACCGGGAAGATAAACGCCTGATCGGCGCCGGTGGCTTTAAGGGCAAGCCCAACCATCAGGGTATTGTGGAGATGGGGTATGAAATATCCCAGGACTACCGTGAACAGGGGCTGGGCTCCGAAATGGCCCAGGCACTTGTCCGCTTCGCTTTTGGCCACTCTTACGTACAAAAAGTTATTGCCCATACCGAAGAAGAATACAATGCTTCCGTTAAGATATTACAAAAAGCAGGAATGCGATTTGTTGGCACTGTTAAAAACAAGGAAAATGAAGATCTCTGGGAATGGGAAATTACCAGAGGACAATATCAGGAACAATAA
- the polA gene encoding DNA polymerase I, with the protein MQKKLFLLDAMALIYRAYYALIRNPRLTSTGRNTNAQFGFTTTLLDLINKEKPTHLAVAFDTHAPTERHTTFTDYKANREDAPEDLLDALPDIKRIIEGFNIPVVELDGYEADDVIGTLAWQAADAGYTVYMVTPDKDYGQLVKDNVFIYKPPYMGSKEEILGPKEVCEKWQIKDVHQVIDILGLMGDAVDNIPGIAGVGEKTAMKLLAQYETLENVLANADAIGGKMAEKIKAGRENALMSKELATIITDVPVTFHEEDFSLSDIDKEKLSEIFTELEFKSLGKRVLGDNFAFAGSAPEPKAKAKVVQTDLFGQPVETAVAEAEETIEATTFLAPDKNIHNTPHDYVLIDTPEKRAELLASLLQQQEVAFDTETTGTDANEADIVGMSFSYKKGAAYYIPMPASHEAAKAILHEFQPLFQHPSITLVGQNIKYDMLVLKWYGLDVTTTLFDTMLAHYLVEPEGRRSMDALSAQYLQYEPVPIESLIGKKGKGQGSMRDVEVEKIKEYASEDADITLQLKHTFAPMLPQKSVEKVFYDVENPLVKVLTDMEYEGIAIDTAALADYSRELETEIKRAEESVYEQAGVRFKLASPKQLGEVLFEKLQLDPKAKKTRTGQYATGEDVLQKLSSKHKIVEDILIFRELSKLKSTYVDALPLMINKRTNRVHTSYNQAVAVTGRLSSNNPNLQNIPIRTDRGREVRKAFVPRSEDYVLLSADYSQIELRIIAAISEDTQMIDAFRKGIDIHAATAARVYNVPLEEVTSEMRRNAKSVNFGIIYGVSAFGLSENLGIARSEAKTLIDNYFAQYPSIKKYMDDQIQFAQTNGYVQTMLGRKRWLKDINSSNAVVRGYAERNAINMPIQGTAADMIKLAMIAIHKAFKERKLQSKMILQVHDELVFDAHRSELDIIKPLIMECMKNALPLAVPVEAEMGTGQNWLQAH; encoded by the coding sequence ATGCAAAAGAAATTATTTTTACTGGATGCCATGGCGCTGATTTACAGGGCATATTATGCACTGATCAGAAATCCAAGGCTCACCAGCACCGGACGTAATACTAATGCGCAGTTTGGATTCACCACTACGTTGCTGGATCTTATCAATAAGGAGAAACCGACCCATCTGGCTGTTGCTTTTGATACACATGCGCCCACAGAACGCCATACTACTTTTACCGATTATAAAGCCAACCGTGAAGATGCGCCTGAAGATCTGCTGGATGCCCTCCCTGATATCAAACGAATCATCGAAGGGTTCAATATTCCGGTGGTGGAACTGGATGGCTATGAAGCCGATGACGTGATCGGAACACTTGCCTGGCAGGCCGCAGACGCCGGTTACACGGTGTATATGGTGACACCCGATAAAGACTACGGGCAGCTGGTAAAAGACAACGTTTTCATCTACAAACCGCCGTACATGGGTAGTAAGGAAGAAATCCTGGGCCCTAAAGAAGTGTGCGAAAAGTGGCAGATCAAAGATGTACACCAGGTAATTGATATCCTGGGCCTGATGGGTGATGCGGTGGATAATATCCCCGGTATCGCCGGCGTTGGTGAAAAAACAGCTATGAAGCTGCTGGCACAGTACGAAACACTCGAGAATGTGCTGGCCAATGCGGATGCCATCGGCGGTAAAATGGCGGAAAAAATCAAGGCAGGCCGTGAAAACGCCCTGATGTCCAAAGAACTGGCCACTATCATCACCGATGTACCGGTAACATTTCATGAAGAAGATTTTAGCCTGTCGGATATAGACAAAGAAAAACTGTCGGAAATATTTACAGAACTGGAGTTCAAAAGCCTCGGCAAAAGAGTGCTGGGTGACAACTTCGCCTTCGCCGGCAGCGCCCCCGAACCCAAAGCCAAAGCTAAAGTGGTGCAAACCGACCTCTTCGGTCAGCCAGTGGAAACAGCCGTGGCTGAAGCCGAAGAAACCATCGAAGCCACCACTTTCCTCGCTCCGGACAAAAATATCCACAATACGCCCCACGACTATGTGCTGATAGACACACCGGAAAAAAGAGCCGAATTACTGGCTTCCCTGCTGCAACAGCAGGAAGTGGCCTTTGATACGGAAACCACCGGTACCGACGCCAACGAGGCCGACATTGTAGGTATGAGTTTTTCCTACAAAAAAGGCGCCGCTTACTACATTCCCATGCCTGCCAGCCATGAGGCTGCCAAGGCTATCCTGCACGAGTTCCAGCCACTCTTTCAGCACCCGTCCATCACACTGGTAGGCCAGAATATCAAATACGATATGCTGGTACTCAAATGGTACGGACTGGATGTTACCACCACACTTTTTGATACCATGCTCGCCCATTACCTCGTTGAGCCGGAAGGCCGCAGGAGCATGGACGCGCTGAGTGCACAATACCTTCAATACGAGCCTGTTCCCATCGAATCCCTGATCGGTAAAAAAGGGAAGGGACAAGGTAGCATGCGGGACGTGGAAGTGGAAAAAATAAAGGAATACGCTTCAGAAGATGCTGATATCACCTTACAGCTGAAACATACCTTCGCGCCAATGCTGCCACAGAAAAGCGTGGAAAAAGTTTTTTACGATGTGGAAAACCCACTCGTGAAAGTACTGACAGACATGGAGTATGAAGGCATTGCCATCGATACTGCAGCACTGGCCGACTATTCCCGCGAACTGGAAACAGAAATAAAACGTGCAGAAGAAAGCGTGTATGAACAAGCCGGCGTAAGATTCAAACTGGCATCTCCCAAACAATTGGGTGAGGTGCTGTTTGAAAAATTACAGCTGGACCCGAAAGCCAAAAAAACCAGAACCGGACAGTATGCCACCGGAGAAGACGTGCTGCAGAAGCTTTCCAGCAAACATAAGATCGTAGAAGACATCCTGATCTTCCGTGAGCTCAGCAAGCTGAAGTCTACTTACGTAGATGCGTTACCGTTAATGATCAACAAACGGACTAACCGTGTACATACTTCCTATAATCAGGCTGTAGCGGTAACCGGACGTCTCAGTTCCAACAACCCGAACCTGCAGAATATTCCTATCCGCACCGACCGCGGCCGGGAAGTGAGGAAAGCTTTTGTGCCCCGCAGTGAAGATTATGTGCTGCTGTCTGCCGACTATTCACAGATAGAGCTGCGCATCATCGCGGCTATCAGTGAAGACACACAGATGATCGATGCTTTCCGTAAAGGGATAGACATTCACGCAGCTACCGCCGCCAGGGTGTACAATGTGCCCCTGGAAGAAGTAACTTCCGAAATGCGTCGCAACGCCAAAAGCGTCAACTTCGGTATCATTTACGGCGTGAGTGCTTTCGGGCTGTCAGAAAATCTGGGCATTGCCAGAAGTGAAGCCAAAACACTGATCGATAACTATTTCGCACAGTATCCGTCCATTAAAAAATATATGGACGATCAGATACAGTTTGCACAAACTAACGGTTACGTACAAACGATGTTGGGCAGAAAAAGATGGCTGAAAGACATCAACTCTTCCAATGCAGTAGTACGTGGTTATGCAGAAAGGAATGCGATCAACATGCCCATACAAGGTACGGCCGCTGATATGATCAAACTGGCCATGATCGCAATTCACAAGGCGTTTAAAGAGAGAAAGCTGCAATCAAAAATGATCCTGCAGGTGCATGACGAATTGGTATTTGACGCCCATCGTTCCGAACTCGACATCATTAAACCCCTGATAATGGAATGCATGAAAAATGCATTACCATTGGCCGTTCCTGTTGAAGCAGAAATGGGAACCGGTCAAAACTGGCTGCAGGCCCACTAA
- a CDS encoding arsenate reductase family protein: MSKIYHLSTCSTCKKILEEIKAKERGIALQDIKKEKITPEQLEEMHALAGSYEALFSRRSQQYRPMGLHEKTLTEHDYRDLILQEYSFLKRPVGVTAGRIYIGSEVKQM; this comes from the coding sequence ATGAGCAAGATATATCATTTGTCCACCTGCAGTACCTGTAAAAAGATCCTTGAAGAAATCAAGGCAAAAGAAAGAGGAATTGCACTACAGGACATCAAAAAAGAAAAAATTACACCGGAGCAGCTCGAAGAGATGCATGCTCTCGCAGGAAGCTATGAAGCCCTGTTCAGCCGCAGATCACAACAATACCGGCCGATGGGTCTTCATGAGAAGACACTCACCGAACATGATTACCGCGATCTGATTCTACAGGAATATTCTTTTCTGAAACGCCCCGTGGGCGTTACTGCAGGAAGGATTTATATAGGGTCTGAGGTTAAACAAATGTAA
- a CDS encoding C1 family peptidase, with amino-acid sequence MKKWMISAAMLCSTAAFAQTSTNVEGSRYQFTVIKNMDAGDVQNQGRTGTCWSFSGLSFFESELLRNGKGKGLNLSEMFVVRKMYPLKAINYVRMHGKANFGEGGGFPDDLLCLREYGLVPQSAYDGNKGKMYNHAEMEGLLEGLTKTIGNANGTINPDWKKAFDGVLNGYMGEAPEKFTYNGKSYTPQSFAKELGLNADDYVLISSFTHHPYNSQFVLEVPDNWNWEKVYNVTLDDFTRIAETAVTNGYTLAWAADVSEKGFNFKDGLAIVPEKDWSDMSAEEKKNLFLQPGTEKTITPEVRQLAFDNYETQDDHGMHIVGIVKDQNGNKYFRVKNSWGTDNFGQGYFYASMPYFAYKTTCFMVNKKALPADIAKKLKL; translated from the coding sequence ATGAAGAAATGGATGATTAGTGCAGCTATGCTTTGCAGCACCGCAGCATTTGCACAAACCAGCACCAATGTGGAGGGTAGCCGCTACCAGTTTACCGTTATTAAAAATATGGATGCAGGAGATGTACAGAACCAGGGTCGCACCGGTACCTGCTGGTCTTTCTCCGGCCTGTCCTTTTTTGAGTCTGAACTGCTCCGTAATGGTAAAGGCAAAGGCCTTAACCTGAGCGAAATGTTCGTTGTACGTAAAATGTACCCGCTGAAAGCCATCAACTATGTAAGGATGCATGGTAAAGCCAACTTCGGTGAAGGCGGTGGTTTCCCCGACGATCTGCTCTGCCTGCGTGAATACGGCCTCGTACCACAAAGCGCTTACGATGGCAACAAAGGTAAAATGTACAACCACGCCGAAATGGAAGGTCTACTGGAAGGTCTGACCAAAACCATCGGCAATGCCAATGGCACCATCAACCCCGACTGGAAAAAAGCTTTTGATGGCGTGCTGAACGGCTACATGGGCGAAGCTCCTGAGAAATTCACCTATAACGGTAAATCCTATACGCCGCAGTCCTTTGCTAAAGAACTGGGCCTCAATGCTGATGATTATGTCCTGATCTCTTCCTTCACCCACCACCCGTACAACTCACAGTTTGTACTGGAAGTGCCAGACAACTGGAACTGGGAAAAAGTTTACAACGTAACCCTCGACGATTTCACCCGTATCGCGGAAACAGCCGTTACCAACGGTTATACCCTCGCCTGGGCTGCTGACGTAAGCGAAAAAGGCTTCAACTTCAAAGATGGACTGGCCATCGTTCCAGAGAAAGACTGGTCTGATATGTCTGCTGAAGAAAAGAAAAACCTGTTCCTCCAGCCAGGAACAGAAAAAACTATCACCCCCGAAGTACGCCAGCTGGCCTTCGATAACTACGAAACACAGGACGACCACGGCATGCACATCGTAGGCATCGTAAAAGATCAGAACGGCAACAAATACTTCCGCGTGAAAAACTCCTGGGGCACCGACAACTTCGGCCAGGGATACTTCTACGCTTCTATGCCTTACTTCGCCTACAAAACCACTTGCTTTATGGTTAACAAAAAAGCACTGCCGGCTGATATCGCGAAGAAGCTGAAACTGTGA